The genomic stretch CTGCCCCCAACCTCCGGCAAACAATTGTACTCCCGCCAGACCTTCCTGATCCAGCACGTCGAGCCACTTTTGATGGTCTTTCTTCTCATCAACAGAGACCCCGATAAAAACGACATCTTTTCCTTCCTTTTCCAGTTTCACCAAATAGGGAACCTCTTTCCTGCAAGGTCCGCACCAGGTAGCCCAAACATCCACCACCACTACTTTCCCGTGGAAATCGGACAATGAAACCATTTTACCATCCCGGTCGGGATAGGTGAAATCAGCCGCTTTTTCTCCTTGGTTCCCCCGGTATAACTTGGCCGACACCGCGTTCATCCGTTCCCGATGGTTCGCCGTCGTCAGGTAATCGCCATATTCCCGGACAATAGCCATGTACTCGTCATAAGTCTTGCAACATTCAGCATACCAGAGTATGATTTCGGCTTTCAACGCCCCATCAGGCAACCATTCCAGACGTTCCGGCAACGTCATTTTTACCCGGTCGCCACCCAACGCGAATGTCGTATACCGCTGTAAATAATCATACCCGTACGGTTGTTCCAATATCGAAGCATCCGATAACTTATCTTCGGACACGATCGTCTTGTAATACACCGGGTAATCGGCAGGAGTAGGACGACTCGGCTTATGAGTATCTTTGCCCGCTTTCAAGGCATTCAGAATACGGAAAGCATAATAATCCAAATCGAAATCCACCGTCTGCCGGACCAAACGGCTGAAATCCTCGTCCCGGAAAGTAATCTTTTCCTGAAACTCCCGTGCCCGGGGAAGAAAATCCATAAAATAAGGGAAAAAATCCCGGTAATCGAATAACACGTATTTGATATGATCCGTCCTTTCACGCACCGGGATCATCAGGGATTCCCAACCGGCCAACAACAAATTTTCGGGGGTATTACGGGTCGTGATCACGATCGTATCTTCCGGGAAATTCACTTCTCCCCGGTCTCCCGGTTTCATGTACAGGCGTATCCGGTCCAGTCCCTTTTCCCCACCGACCGTGTAGAATCCTTTCCGCTCCGGTTGGAAGGTAAACCCGTACCACCCATCCCGGCTTACTTTTGAGGTAGCGATCAGGCTTTCCTTCCCGTCCTCCACCTTATACAAGTGTACTTCGTCCATTTTCTCCCGCGTCACTTTACCCCGTATCCCGGCATACGTCAACCGATCGTTCAGTTCACTTTCATAACGATCCATACATTCTCGTGTCAACCGGGCCATTTGAGGAGAAAAAGCCCGTTTCTCGACCTGCCGTCCCAGCCGGATATACCGTTCCAGCTGCTCGTTTGTACCCTCCCGGAGAATAAAACCGAACTGAAAAACCAAATCCATCACAACGTATTGAGGAAAATCACTCCAATGTTCCTCCAGACTTTTCAACACCCCTTCTATATCTTTACTCAAATAAGCCACCTCGTAATCCAGTAAATTCTCGATTTCTCGTTTCCCCTCAAAATCAACTTTCTCCAACTGAACAGCGATCTCCCCGATTCTCGCCGGCCATTCATTTCCCTTGGAACTGTTCAAACGGGCCAACTCTTCCGAATAAACCGAATAAATCTTCCCATCCACGACATCCTTCCCCACGTTCCGGTCGAAGTTTTCCTTGTGATCAACCAGATACTCGAAACGAATATCCGTCTGCCTCATTCCCTGATCGAACAGGAACCAGTTTTCTCCACGACACCTTGCTTTATCACTCCATTTTCCGAATACCTCCAGACAAACTTCCTCCATCCTCTTGTCATCACCGGCATCTTTCAACGCCTCAATATATTGCGGGTATTGCTTTGGGGAGAGCTTCCCCTTCCGGTAACATGCCTCCAGATAACAATAAGAAGTCTCCTCATCCAATCCTCTCTCCACACGTTCCCGGAAACGTTCCCACGGACTACCTCCAACCAGCCGATGCTGCACGGTCCCATCCGGACGGATCATAAAAAACGTCGGGAAAGCCCGTACCTGAAACTGTTTTTGCAACTCTATCCCCTCGCCCTTTTCCATATCGAACTTCACGCAGACAAAAGCCGCATTCATAAATTCCCCCGCCTCGGGTAAGGTAAACACGTTATTCAACATATTCTTGCAAGGCCCGCACCAACTGGTATAGCAATCCATGAACACCAGCTTATTCTCCTCCCGGGCTTGTTCCAACGCCTGCCGAAAAGTCAGATCACGAAATTCCACCCCTTGGGCATTCACCCGTGATAGGGAACCGCACAACAGTGCGGCCCATAATATCAATCTGTATTTCATCTCTTCAATGATTATTTTTTATACTCGAAATCGACCACTTTTCCACACACGTTCTTGTACCGGGTAACCTCCTTCAAGGAGCCATCCGTGCTCATCTCCAGCACCACGATAGAACCCGAATTCTTTGCTCCCGAACCGTCACTGACACCAACCCACATTTGGTTAGTATTCCCAACTTGGTCACATTCGATATAATCGACATTTCCTCCTCCCACTTCATATTCCATCAACAAGTTTCCGGTGTCGAAACTCACGCAGGCAATCTTACCGGCATAACCGTAATACAAGAAGTTAGCCTTCTGGGAAGTCGTGAAAGTATGCGCTTCCTTACCTCCCGGATGAGACAACTGTCTCTTCCTCTTGGGAGAAAACTGCGGGTTGTCGTCCTTATCCTTACCCACCTCGAAAGAGAGCATATAATGCTCGCCCGCATCGTCAATCATCACGGCCCGCCCGCTCGTCATAGAATACTCGTTACCGAACAATCCTCCCCACACCATCTGCATTCCCACGCTATTGGGATTAAATTCCCCGGTCAAATCATCCGGCAAAGTAATAATTTCATCAAACTGCAAGGGGCATTTCATGGAAATAAAACGCTCTTTCCCCTGATCATAAAAATAAGCCCTGTAATTCACCATTGAAAAAAAGAAATCAAACGGGGCAATCTTCTCGTAGTCACCCTTCACGGCAACCCCGTACTTCGGATAACCGTTTTCCCGGTTCTCTCTCCGGTAAATGAGGCCGTTATTGTTCACGTATTCATAAAAAGTAATACTATGCGTACCGAAAGACTGTGGCTTCACAACCGCCGGCTGGAAATAAAACATATCTTTAAAATCCATCACGTACGACATATCCAACGGTTTCACCACGACACCGCCCCGTTCGTCATCCGTCATGATCACCACCATCTTTTCCGCCCCCGCAATCATACTTGTTATGTAACGGGCACCGGTCGGATTCTTACCGGCGACTTCCCCGTTCACTTTCTGGTAGGCATCCTCCACGACCGAACCGACAGCATTCACGAAAGTCACGTTAGCCTCCCCGTTCATGTTACTCAAAGCCATCATCCCTTTCGAATAGGAATTGACCACCGTAACATGTGCCAGCCTGTCAGTCGTGTACTGTATTCCCGTTTCTTTATCCGTCATCTCGAAAACAAGCGAATATTCTTCCGGTATACTCGATACTTCCACATCCAAATTCTTCTCGAAAGAGAGTGTATCCGAACTCGTGGGATTACCGGCACCGTAAGTAATATACATGTGCCACAAATAAGTGTAATTCTCCGGGTTAAAATTCCCGTTACGAACTGTAATCTCCGGCGTAATCTGTAAATGCGTGAATTGTTCTATCGTCGTATCCCTGATCCTCTCGATAGTAACATCGTTCAATTCCCTGTATACGTCATTTCCTTTATCCTCCAGACAAGCACAAAAGGCACAGGCAATAAATCCTAACAAACAATATATCTTTTTCATCTATACTTTCAATTATAATTAAGTTACACGATAAATCACCAAGGCTCTATAACAGCGTTATTCTCATCTTTTACCGGATAATTATCCTTAAAATAATCACTCATATAAGCCCCGTACACTTGCCACATCGCACGCTGATTGGAATACTCGCTCGATTCCACCGGGAAATCCCGTTTCAACTCGATCATGCACAACTCGTGTTTCCGTCGGGAATAAACCCCGAAATCATACTTGATCGTCTGTTCCCAGTAAGTCGGCTTACCCAACATGTTGGAAATAAGCAACCGGCAACTCAACCGCTCGGTAATACCCAATTCCAGCGCCTCCGAAGGTTTCAGGGCAAGCCCGATCACCACCTGTTTGTTTTCCAGCGCCTCGTCCTTATTATAAATAATCACGGGAATATTCACGTATACCGAATCACCAGGCAACTCGTATTCCGCTTTCAAAGCCTCGTAATGTAACCCCACTTCCGCCGTCGTTCTCTCCTCATCCACCACCACGATCACCGGACGGCCTTCCCGTGCGGCCTCCCCTGCCAGATTAACCCGAACCCACAAGGTATCTTGATCCACCCCCTTACCGGCAAAAGAATAAACGATACTGTCCAGGGTTCTCGTCCAATAATAACTTTCCGTCTGCAACTGGAAATAAACCGCATCCTTCCCCGTGAAAGGATAATCCGCATTATCCTTACAACTTCCCAAAGCGATCAACAACAAGAAAATATAATATAACTTCTTCATAACTCCGTTTTATTTAATATCACCAAACTCCATTTCATCATCCGGCATCGGGAACACGTAATTGCCGGTCATCACAACTCCCATATCCGGTAAAGTTATGTAATCAAGCCGTTTATAATAATAAAACAACTGACCTTCTGCCATGAACTCCTTCCGGTACTCAGCCTCGATTTCCGCGGCCAGATCGCAATTCTCCTCCAACGGGTAATTCACGTATCCCCGGTGATCACGCAACGTCTGCAAATAACTTTTATCACCCGAAGCTTCGGCGGCGATCAAATACATTTCTGACAACTTCAGTAAAGGAATCCTGTTCACTCCCCTGTATTTACCGATATACGTTTTAGCCTCCCCGGTCTTCAAGAAAAACATATTCTGGTTCCGCCAATCTATATCCACGCCGGGAGTCCCGAACACGCTGGCCCGACGGGTATCGGATATATGACACACCGCGCTACTCCCTTCACCGAAATACACGTCCGAGCGTCCCTCTTCCATATCATACACGTACAAGGAAGACAAGTACTCGTTTTCACTGCACAAATATCCCCACGTCTTGTCCTTCACCAATTGAGACTCTTCCAACAAAGAGAACTTTTTCGAATCAATGACCTCCTTCGCATATTCCAAGGCTTTCGTCTTATCCCCCTTGTACAGATATACACGTGCCAGTAACGCCGTCATCCCGTAATAATTCAAACGGGATTTCCGGTACAACCAGAAACCGTCACCTTGGATATAATCCTCCGTCTCGTACCCCGATTCCGTGTACGAATCGTACGCCGGCCCGATAGGATCAACCTCCCGGATCAGTTGCCGTGCCGTCTCCACGTCACCGATCACCTTGTCGATCACCCCCGCAACCGTCAATTGAGCCACCGGTTTATTAGTCACCTCCTCCACGTAAGGAATTGCAGCCTTATCCGCTCCCCTTACATACGACGGGGCAAATCCCCGTAACAAATCGAAATGAAGGAATCCCCGCAACGCCATAGCTTCCGCCTTCACCGCCTCGTAGACCCCACTACTGAAAACATCTTTCTGTTCATCAATATTAGCGAGAATATGATTACAATTCGCGATAGCGTTATAATTTCCCCGCCAGATAGCGTCGATACATTCTTCAACCTTCGTCGCCTCGTAATCATACTCAAGGGCATCCATGTAGTTAATCGAAACCTCCGTGTACACCTGCCCCACCATATCTAAAAAAACCATCGTCTCGTTCCCGCCGTACATTCCCGTTCGCACCATAACCGTGTATATACCGGTCAACGCATCACGAAAACCCGCTTCCGACTCGAACAGAACTTCCTGTTTTATCTGTGACTTCGGATCCACGTCCAACCAATCACTGCAACCACCCACCAAAAGGGTTCCTGCCAACCCAATATATTTTACTATTCTATATTTCATAATTCAGACCTATTTATTTCGTAAACAACTAAAAACGGGCTTGCAAACCGATACTGAAATTACGGGCAAACGGGTAATCAATACCCCTTTCTTGCTTCACCGTCGAAACCCGGAAGACATCATTCATATAAAACAGGGCTTTCAACCGTTTTAACCCTACTTTCTTCATCCAGCGCATCTTAAACTCGTATGACACGTTCAAGGTAGACAGCTCCAACCAGTTATTATCCTCGACAAAACGGGACGTCGGTTTTGTCACGCTTGTCACGTTCGCAGTTGCACCACCGATAAGCCGCGTGAACATCACCTTATCACCCGGTTTTTGCCAACGATCCTCGAATACGCGACGATCGACATTCTCCCACAAATCCGCATCCTGCACCTTGTCCACCAAAGTCTGGTTGTAAATCTGCCCCCCATAATTGTAACGGAAAATCGCGTTCAACTGGAACCCTTTCCAAGCTAGATTCGTCCCGAACGTACCTTCCAAATCCGAATCCGTGCATCCGCCGATCACGTAATTATCCGTGCTCCAAGTCGTCACGATATCCCCGTTCACGGCCTGAAACAACTCGTACCCGGTAGCCGGGTCCACTCCTAACGATTGATTCACCCAGATAGAATTCATCGACTTACCTTCAATATAACGCACTTTAGGGCGATTAGACTCTTTACTCTTGGAGCCGGACATCGTATCCTCGTCCTGAGCGTCATTGTAAGCACGCAAAGCATTCGAAATCTTCAACAATTTATTCTTATTGTGCAAGGCCGTCGCGTTCACGCTCCAATATAGCTGTTTGGAAGGCTTCTTCAGCAATGCCACGCGTAGACTCAACTCGTACCCGTAATTCTTCACCTCTCCGAGGTTATCCATGTACGAACCGAAACCCAAAGAAGGCGGCAAAGTCACGGAAGTCAATACATCCTTGGACAATTTCACGTAGTAGTTCCCCGTAAAATTAATCCGCTCATCCCACAAATCAATATCCAGCCCGTAGTTTTGCTGCAACGTACGCTGCCATCCCAACTTCTCGTTACCCAAGGCCATCACCTCGGCTCCCACCGTGTGATGATAACGCTCACCTGTCAAATACTTATAGGTCGTCATCGCCTGATAAGGATTGTAATTCTGACTACCCGTCAAACCGTACGACCCGCGTATCTTCAACCGGTTAACGAAAGTCACATCCTTCAGGAAACCCTCGTTATGCAAATTCCACCCCAGACCGACAGACCAGAACGGGGCCCATCGCTTTTCAGAACCGAAACGGGAAGACGCATCCTCACGGAAAGAAAAATCCAACAAATAACGTTCATCATAACTGTAATTCAAATTTCCAAGGAAACCCACCAAGCGGGAAGTATACTCGCTCCCCGAAGGCGAACCCTCTTTCTCGTACTGTGTCGCGAAACTGATATAATCCAGATTCTCGTTCGGAAACCCTTCCGTCTTCACCGTAAATTCCCTCGTCACGCTCTCTTGGAGATTCCAACCTAAATTGGCATTAATCACGTGCTTATCCAACTGGTAGAAATAAGTCATGACTAAGCTCGCATCATAACTGTAATTCTCCCCGCGAGTCCCGACATAAGCCCCCCGGCGATCAAAATCATCATCCGAATAATCTGCAAAATCCGTGTGCTTGGCAGGCTTGAAATTATCCTTGTACGTGTTCTGGTGTGTAAACGAAAAACTACCCTTCAAACGCAACCCATCCATGATCGTCCAGTCCACCCCGAAATTATTCGTCACGTCATTGTACTTCTCCTCGTCCGTCGTGTTCAGAGTCGTGTTATACAACGGATTATAATAATCCTTTCCTAACCCGCCCCCACCGATCGGGATATACTTGTCCACCTTATAAATGTAATTACCGTCGTCATCCTTATACCGTACGTAGGGATTACGTTTCGTGTAAACACTGAATGACCCGTAAGGAGAATTTGTCGCCTTCACGTTCGAATAAGTCAAATTATTCCTAAAAGTCAAACTCTTGTAAATATACTGCAACTCCATACCCAAAGCCAGACGACGACGCCCGGATTCCTTCATCACCCCCGGCGTGTTGCTATATCCCAGCTCGATACCGTACCGGATATTGTCATTACCGCCGTCCAAACGTAACGAATGTTTATTGGCAACGGCCACGGCATCCAGCGGCTTATCCAGCCAATACGTGTCATACCCCCTCTTTATATTCGCCAGCTTCTCGTTGTACCATTCATTCAACGTGAGCTGATAATTCACCATCGTGGACGAGTACATTCCTGCCGCCTTTTCTATTGCTAATTTCTCTACCGCGTTACACACGTTATAGTCACTCAAGTCGGCAATATAAAACGAGGCGTCGACATTATAACTCACCTGCATCTTACCACTGGCCGGGGCATTGGTCGTGATCACCACCACCCCGTTGGAGGCTCTCGAACCATAAATTGCCGTTGCCGCCGCGTCCTTCAACAGGGTAATAGAAGCCACCCGGTAAGGATCCATATCGTACACCTTTTCGGCCGTCGTCTCGAACCCGTCGACAATAAACACCGGCGTGTTCGGATTTCCCTCGTATTCACTCTCTATCCCGGAAATACTCCCGGCTCCCCGGATCTGGAATTCAGGAACCACGTTCGGGTTCGAGCCAGCCAGATTATTCTCTATTTTCATGAACGAAGGGTCGATATTCTGCAAAGCCGTCAGGATATTCTGGTTTCCCCCCATCTGCAACTCCTCGGCCGTAATCGTCCGGGCGGCACCCGTAAAACTGTTTTTCGCCTGCGTGTAATACCCGGTTACCACGACATCCTCCAGTTCACTCACCGCCTCTTCCAACACCACGTCAATCCCCGTCCGCTTGCCGATCACCTCCTCTTTATCCTTCATCCCGACCATCGAAAACACCAGCGTATTATTCCCCTCCGGGACCGTCAAGGCATATTTCCCGTCCACGTCCGTCACGGTCCCCAACTTCGTACCCTTGATCATCACCGTTACCCCCGGTAACGGCTCTTTCTTTTCATCCGTCACCTTACCCGTGATCCGTATTCCTTTCTTTTCCGGCTCGGTCGTACTCCTTTGGATAATAATCACTTTATCCTTAAACAAGTACGATAATCCGGTATTTTTCAGGCATTGATCCAGAATATCCCGCACCATGGTTTCCCTCACATCCACGCTGATATGCGAGACAGACTGCACGTCCTCGGATTTATAGATAAACATATACTCCGTCAACTGCTCGATACTCCTGAACACCTGACTTAATGCCGCATCAGACATTTTCAGATCAATACGAGCCTCCTGAGCGCTAATGGTAGCGTGACAGGTACAAAAACCTAAAAGCATAAATAACGCAAGTAGCTTCATTTTTCTCAACGTTTGTTGAAATTTCCGTTTTTTTCTCATAACTTTGTTTAGCTTATTATTAAATTAATACAAGTGTTAGCTGAGGGGCTAACAGGTAAGGGGATGTGAGGGCATCTCCTTATTTTTATTGACTCACGTAAATCGTGTTCTCCGCGTAAGTAAAACGAATTCCCTTCGTCGTCTGGAGATGTTCCAGAATCGTGCGAACTTCAGCGTACCGGTTAGAATGAAGATAAAAGCGGATGTCTTTCAGTGAGGGCAGAGTGTACACCACCTTAAAATCATACCAACGGGATAACTGTCGAAAAATATCCTCCAGACGTTCATTATTCGCGATAATTTTACCTTCTCTCCAAGCGAGGGTTTCTTGGATATCAGCTTGTTTCGTCTCCAATTTTCCGGAAACACGATCGAATACCGATTGACGAGAGGGCGTCAACACGATTTTCTTCCCCACGTTCGGAAACTCCTGTCGAATCTTTCCAGAAACAAGGGTCGTTACAACCGTATTTTCATTATCATAGGCTTTTATATTAAAACTCGTCCCAAGTACTTGTAAATCCATCACTTCCGTATTCACGATAAAAGGAGTACTTTCATCGTGTTCCACTTCAAAATAAGCCTCTCCACTCAAAAAAACTTTGCGTTCATCACGTGAAAAAGCCTCCGGGTATCTCAATGAACTCCCCGCATTCAGCCACACCCGACTACCATCAGCCAACACGATATTAAATTCACACCCTTGGGGTACGACAAGCGTATTGTATTCCACCTCCCCAACAATAGAATCAGATTTTGCCACGTATTCCAATCTCCCGGAATCTGCCAGCTGTATATCTACCCTCCGGGTAGAACGGATGATTTCCGTATTCCGGGAAGAAATTGGAATTTCCTTCCCATTGGCCAATTTCAAAACAGGGACATTTACCACGGGAGTGGAAACAACAGCCAAAACGGGAAGTTCTTTCGACTGATAACGCCCAGCCCAGATTACCAGTCCGGCAACCAACATCACAACCACGACAGCAGCATACCTTACAAATCCTATCCGTAAACGACGTTGACGCATCCGAGCTACAACCTGCCTTCGAGCTGTCTCCTCGTCTATCACATCCCAGTGTTCAGCCCAACGAATCAAGTGCATTTGTTTCACTTGTTCTTTAAAAATTCGCCGCACATCCATATCCTTGGCCAACCACTCTCGGAACTCCTGTCTCCCCGCCTCGCTTAACTCTCCCGAAAGATATTCCCGGATTCGTATCTCTTTTTCATCTTGCTCTATCATGTTATCTTATTTTCTAAGACAAACACGAGAATCGAAAAATGGGTGAATAAATTTTGAAAGTTTTTTAATATTTATTTTTCTCCAAAAAGAAAAAAAGCAAAAGAGAATCTGGAAATTGTTGGCGTAATTGCTTCAAACCTCCACTTAGCAAAGTTTTTACCGTATTCACGGATACACCCAATTCCTCGGCAGTCTCTTTATATCTTTTCCCTTCGATAACAATAGATTTTACAACCATCTGGGTTTTAGGTGGTAATTTCTCAATCTCCTGCCGAATGGCTTCAACCAATTCCACGGAGATCGTTGCCGCCTCCTCTTCTATCGCATCATACTTTAGTAATTCCGCCTGGGCAAACTCTTTCTGGTCCCGGATTTTATTCAAGCAAGCATTCTTCACACTCCGAAACAAATAAGTACTTAACGCCTCTGGGGTCAACTGCCGATAAACACGATTTTTGATAAACTGGTAAAACATCTCTTGCACGATGTCTTCCGGAAAACTACAATCATCCAAAATTGAACCGGAAAATAACACCAACGGCTTATAATAACGTTGGAACAATAATTTCCCGCCCTCATTCATATCTTTCTGAAAGGCAATCAATATTTCCGAATCGGACACTCTCATTATACCATCCCGTTTTTTATTTCTTCTATAAAGACAAAAATAAAAGCACCTTTATAGAATCCCATAACATCCAGTGTCACAAAGTTAAGAAAAAAGTATTTATTTCACCAAATCATGCAGAATTCCTTGTAAAACAATCATTAACATTCGTTTTCACATAAAGAAGGTATGCCCAACAAGTCGTAACATCGCTTCCCGCAACAACGAATAGTTATTATATATTAATAAACATACTTATAATCAATACCATAACTTACATGTTGTCGTTATATATTCGTTATCCTTTCGTTAAAAAAGGCTTCTATAAGAACGAAGAGATAACGAAAAGATAACGAGGACATAACAACAGGATATAAGCTTTGGTAGGGAGAAAGACAAAACTAGGAGAAATCCTAGGGAGAACCTAGGGAAATAATCCCCCTTATTCGAAGTTCATTCGAAGCTTATTCGTAGCTCAAACATCACGGAATGACTAAGCTCTGAGTAAACATCAAATGATCTCTGAGGGAGTGAGATTATTTGGGTTAGATTACTACTTTATTTGAGTTGAATTAGAGTAATGACACGAACATTCAAATCTCGTCATTTTTCCTTCTCACTTTTCCTTTCTTCTCCTTTTCTTCTCTTTTTTTCCGTCCTTTTTCCTCCGCATCCTTTATCATCTTTTCATTCCTAGCTTTCAATTTCGGATGCAATTCCAAATACTGATTAATTGTATCAATCTCTACATTAGGCGATGGCAGAAAATCCGCAATAGAACAGTTGAAAATTTTTGATAAT from Butyricimonas virosa encodes the following:
- a CDS encoding RNA polymerase sigma factor is translated as MRVSDSEILIAFQKDMNEGGKLLFQRYYKPLVLFSGSILDDCSFPEDIVQEMFYQFIKNRVYRQLTPEALSTYLFRSVKNACLNKIRDQKEFAQAELLKYDAIEEEAATISVELVEAIRQEIEKLPPKTQMVVKSIVIEGKRYKETAEELGVSVNTVKTLLSGGLKQLRQQFPDSLLLFFFLEKNKY
- a CDS encoding helix-turn-helix domain-containing protein, whose amino-acid sequence is MVAMQDVKEDIKKTEIELFVINKVKEFRKAAKMSQRKLSMELRLGSSYVNRAENYKLREKYNLNHLNELSKIFNCSIADFLPSPNVEIDTINQYLELHPKLKARNEKMIKDAEEKGRKKREEKEKKGKVRRKNDEI